AACACTAGATTCGCAtggtggcagataaagatgcaggaAATTCTTGTGCAAATGGATTTGGAGGATGCCTTGCTATAGTTAGATAAGATGCTTTCGACAATGACGGAGGAAGAGAAAAAACGTAAAGATAAAAAGCCTTTAATGCAATTATATCTGCATCTgtcaaatgaaattttacaagACGTGTTTAAAGAGAAGACAACCATTGCATTATTGGCAAAGTTGTAGCAGCTATGCATGTCGAAAACCTTAACTAGCAAGTTACATATGAAGCAACATCTTTatgttcatcatttggaggaaggtgcatctgtacacgaacacttaactgtgtttaaagaaattctctcggACCTaaaggccatggaggttcaatatgataaaaaagatttagggttaattATACTTTGTTCGTTACTcctgtcttattcaacctttagagatatgATTTTGTATAGTCACAAATCTCTTACAGTTGATGAAGTCTATACTTCTTGAACATCGTATGAAAAGATGAAGTATCTTGTGGCTGGATCTGACTTTCAAGGGGAGGGTCTTATTATTTGTGGGAGATAAGAATGAAATACTAATGATAATCTTGGGAGGACACAAGAACGAAATCCTCGCAGTAAACCTAAAGGTAGATCGAaatcttcaaacagaggtaaaacttgtaaattatgcaaaaagaaaaggcaaaTTAAGTCTGAGTGGTATAAGTTGTAGAACAGGATAAAGAAAAAATGCAACGAATCAAAAGGAAAAGCAATCAGAACAATCTGGTGAaactgatgttgtagaagactacaacaatggtgaacttctagttgCTTCTATCGACAActctaaagtgagcgaggaaTGAATCATTGATTCTGGTTGTACTTTCCATATGAGTCctaatcgggattggtttacaataTATGAAACAGTGTTTGAAGGTGttattttgatgggaaataatgcttcatgtaaaaTCGTAGGTATTGAAATGATCAAAGTTAAGATGTTCAATGGAGTTGTTAGAACATTTAGTGGCATACGCCATATACCAGAATTGAAAAGGAActtaatttcgttgagtactcttgattcaaaagggtacaagtACACAGTTGAAAATGAGGTTCTGAAGATTAGCAAGTGTTCTCTCATTGTGATGAAATGACAAAGAAAGACatccaagttatatgttttgcaaggttcaactattactggtgatgcagccatcgcttcttcttttttgtcagatgatgatgttACCAGAGGCCTCCGCGTTACGGACATGTCGCACAAGTAGAATAcgtatagaactacacttcttctatttgacattgattagaataaggtttttcaacctttaactaaatgtagtcgaaactcctcttttATCATTCATTTATCAAGATTAATGAATTTCTTCTCTGATCTGCCCATGGTTTTTTCTGGAAAGGGTTTTCACATAAAATCTGTatgttctaatttttctttatttttgcgATCATTCTATTTCCATTATCGTCATCTATTTTAACAGAAGGTTATTAGGAGATTTACTTACATATAGAAAGATATAGAGACTTACAAATctagtaatttaattttgttggatATTGACTTACGAGAGCAATTGGAAAGGGTTTGGAGCAATAGGAGATTTTGTAGAGACAATAGTCTAAAGCTGGTAGGTTGGTTCAGGGTGATTGAAATGCTAAATACTTTCATAGTCAGACTTTACCTTGTAGAAGAAAACCAAATTGAGGTATTGAGGATTGGTAATGGTGATTGGTGCAATGATGAGGAAATATTGAAAGTTGAGGTTGTCTCTTTATTTGGTAACTTTTACAAGTTGAAGGCATTATAATGAGAAAGTTTCCTTACATGGATGCCTTTCGAAAATTATGATATGAGGGTGTTGAAGTACAAGATAGCGGGTGAGGAAATTAAGCATGCTTTGCTTGATATGGTACCTCTAAAAGAACCAAGATTGTGTGGTCTTCATACACATATCTTTGAGAGCCAGTGGAATATTGTTAGTGCATTGATTTCTAGTATGGTGAAATGAGGGTCTTAAAGatgaaaattaagttaaagtcTCAACAAAACATTGTTGGTTTTGATCCAAAGATGGTAAACCCAAATTCCATGTTTCATTTCTAACCTATTAGTCCAAGTTTGATTCTTTACAAGGTGATTATGAAAACAATTGTTAATAGGTTTGAAAGGATAATGTCATACCTATTTTCCCCTAATCATGCTAGTTTTGTGGTTGAATGAAACATTACAAATAACATCTTGACCATATAATAAGTTTTTCTTTgagtgaatatttgttaaaaaaaaggtGGATGGTCATTAAGGTTGATTTAGAGAAGGCTTATGATTGGGTTTGATATGACTTTCTTGATGATACTCTTTACGAAGCTAGAATTCCTCAATAGATAATCCAAGTTATTCTTGAATGCATCTTATACGTATCAATGCAAATTCTATGGTATTAGGCAAAACGACCCTCTCTCATCTTATCTTTTTGTTcctgaaatgaaaatattaggtCACAACATTCACAATGCAATAAGGGAGAAAATATTGTCCCCTATCTTTCATCACTCTTACGAATACAATCTCGTCCATTTTTGCAAGATAGATTTGGAACAAGCTAAAGTGGTGGCCATAGTTTTGTCATTATTTAGACAACGAAATCAATTCATCGAAAACTCAATTATTTTTTCTCCTAATACTAATACGAATACGAATATGAATTCTAAGAGCAAATTTGGTTTCCAAATGGTTACGTATTTGGCAAGCACTTAGGTATTCCTCTCTTTCGCAGATAGATTACTAAAGACACTTTCTAGTTGGTTATTGGTAAAGTTAAAAAGCAACTCAATTGGTGAGATGCAAAATTACTTTAAAGAAGTTGGTTCTTACGGAGATTCCAAACTATCTTAAGCATTCTTCATTGATTCTTGTGAGAGTTTATAATAAGATTGAAAAGTTGGTTAGGAATTTTTCTTTAGAGCTACTGGGAGAAAGCGAAAGCCTTCTCTTGTTAAATAGGAGACATGTCAACCTATTGATAGTGGAAGGCTTGTGAAAGATATTATGATAGTAGAATTGATCTTTCTTATTAATATCGGGATTCAATATTCTTACAAATGAAAGGCTTATCGAGTGTAGATGCTTCATAATAAATACGTTTTGGAAGGGATATCCTAAACACATTAAAGAGTCTAATTGTTCATTTGTATAACGTTCTTTGGAAAAAGTGTGAAAAGAACTTAGAAAAAGTTTAGGTTGGCAATTGGTGATAGAAGGATGAAAAATTTTGGATCTATAGATGGATTCTGAGTTTGATCcattaagaaattattatttgtgtAATGATATAATGGAGGACATTGTCTATGTCAAACATATGGTGGATGGGAATGGTAATTGGAAGTGGAATGATTTTGCAAGCTATCTTAGCTAAGTTATTGTGCTGCATATTGTGAGTAGTCACTCACTGAACTATCGAATAAGgcagaatatatatttttagatagagttgaaaattgaatatttcTATGTAGCAGATGCATTAAAGATAATTGGGATTCGATGGATAAAGCTTGGAAGATGATGTGGAAATATAAATGAAAGCAAAGGATGATGCAATATGAAGTGTGTGTTTAGAGACAAATTATTAACGAATGTTGAATGGTTTAGTATAGGGATGAATAGTGATCCCTCATGTCCTATTTGTGGTAACAACAAGGAAAATAGCTTGCATAAATTACAAGACTGTCAAGTTGTTGCTTCATATGGAAGAAAGTTTTACCACTTTCATTCTATATCACTTCTTTTCTATCTTTATCTATTTGTTAATTGATAATATtcaagataattttaattttacggTGAATAATGCGAATAGAATTTatttaggattatttattggcaatggaaataagaaatttgattaTCTTTGGTGACTCTTTTGTCTGGATGATATAATTGCCCTTTGGTTGGTTTAGGAACATTGTGCCAGTGACTCTAAGAATAAGCCAACGAAAATGCAAGTTGTATAGGTGGCATGAAAACCTCCTGAGGATGGTTGGAAAAAAGTTAATACGAATGAAGGTATGGAGTTGAGAACCAATCAAACTTTGGCAGGGTTGACTCATGACAGTAAGGGTTAGTGGATTCTAGGTTTAACAGGAACATATGCATGTGGAAAATGATTCAAATTGTGCTTTCCATTGTGTATGATGGCCTCTCTTTAGCATAGGATGCATGATATAAACAATTCATTTCTTTTAGTTTGATGATTCTGAAATGATTAAActattgtttgattattttgtacAGTTGAATTCTATTTCCATTGTAAGGAGCATTAAAGAGCTCTACGAACGTCAATGACTGGTGCATGTGTTTCTCAAGGCAAGTTGGTGGAATACTTAAATAGCAAAACTTTCTAGTAAATGGATGGCCAGGTTTATGCAAATTTGACCGTCCTCTCTTGGTTGTTAGTCATGTCCTACAAGATGATATAAAGGGTAGTACTTTGGGTAGATGTTTTCTTTCATAGTGTCTTTAAGAATTAGGATGTAGCTCTCTAGAATCAATAACAAATATTTCTTATAGCATATTCTAATAAGATttctaacaaaaaataatatggaaaGAACACCATGTTTCAAAAGTACCTGTAAAAATTGGCACCAATGGTCAAGCAAAGGACACTTCTTCTCAGCAAATAACAAACGCCACATACCAATTGCAGTATTCAATGCCATAGATTTTTGGCcctaagataaataataaaagattagtAACTACATAAAGTTATTATCAATGAAATGTATACTTTAACCACATTAGCATTCTAATTGAAATTCTAAAAGAATTATAATCAcatcttaaaatatatttattgctaaatatatataatagagaATTAATCTAAAGGTTAAAagtatttttacaaattttttattgttcttttaCAACTTAAATATCAAGCAATAGATCTAACAAAATAGATATGggtaaatatacatttttgtttttgattttggCTTCAAGGTTCAAACTAGTGCATAAGACTGTTTTTCTTTGTCAAATTAAGTACTTGAAATTGGCTTCCTGAACTTATCTTTTTGTCTAAATTTATACTAGCATTAAATGACTTATTTGAACCAATTTGAATTATAAAGCCAAGTTCAAGTActaatttgaaccaaaaaaaaaggtttaggtATCAATTTGAACCTTAAGGCCAAGTTCAGTTACCAAAACATATGTTTgactaagttaaataaaaaagcaTGTGAAATGGTTTATTGCTAACATggataaagaaaaaaaccattCCAAAAAAATGTAACATGGATCCAAATGAAGTTTACTTAAAAACTATTTACTCAATCAACTCTAAAGTGTCTTTTTTCCTAGAGGAAACTTACTATTAGGGATAGTTGTCAGGAAAAGATAATACCTTTTCTTTTGCCCAGCTAAATGCAAAGTTGTATATGTCATGAAACTTATCTACaatcacccaaaaaaaaaaattgaatcttgAAAAAACATACTACTAAGtcacaaaatattaataaacctaaatgatttgaaaaagaataaaattgtttgactatatttttagcaaaatataaatttagctctcaaagtttacatcttttgtcaatttggcgCTCAACTTCCTAAAAGAgttgaatttctattttaacaaaaatactgactaaaatattaaaattttaaacatgactACTTGTATGAAAATCCATGTATACCTCAtgcctttttttagtttttatgaactttttataatttttgatttttattgttttaaaatataattataattttaaattatttgttgatggctaattgagtcttagcttgatTGGTATGAGCATTATTACCAatgtaggaggacgtgggttcgagtgcgctaaAGTGTATTGTTCTCCTATTTATTGgttggggaggggctatgggtagttctagaaCTTGTATTAACATGAAGTACACATGTCATAAGGGGTAACATGCCAACAtcgttaaaaaatttgattaaaaaaaagagctatttttttttgaaagactAATTGCCAAATTgggttaaaaataataaaagacaaATTGAAAAAAGATGGAAGCATTGCAAgctaaatttttcattcatttcttctACATTTCATGCATGacaagttaaaataaatttcctgAATATCCATGGAATGCCAAACATACTTTCATCATTCAGCTCAGAGCGAATGTAAGATATTTTATCACGAAACTTCTCCACAGTATCTACACTGCCATGAAAGAGTAAATCTTTCTATCAATATTTCTCATCATAGAAGGTAAAACATAGAATCCAATATCACTTAAAACTTAGAAGATATAGTAAAGGATGTAAACTTCCACCTTAATTCTTGTAACCCTTGTAGAAACTCCATCTTGGAATATTCACACATTGTAGAAGCATTCATGTGCCATGAAATAACTAACtgcaatttattaaaatattaacataattatccataaaattttgaaatcaaatgaaaaaactTGTAACTATCCTTCTTTTCCATTTCATGAGACCTCCTACAAGATTCTAACTATTTGTAGTATTGTCCAAATTTCCTTAATTTTTAGCATAATATTTTGACATCAAATGCCCAAAACattcataatttttatcaaacactactaaaataattacaaaaccTCATTAGCCAACATTAATGgaccaaaatttatatatttctattctTATACCACATTAGCTTTTATAGAGACAAAATCTTGATCACCATTTGTCATTAGTACAACTATGTAGGATGTAAGTTTTAAAACTTATGTCtcatttggtaatctagtatattaacaaaaagaaaattttaagtatgatatatttactaaaatacaattataatataagaaataattagtataaatttaaactttaaattagaATGATGtataaaacttttacaaaaaaaaagacattttcaaaataaataaagagtttTCCTCCTTTTTGCTTAAAACAAGCTATGAGAATGGTTAAAAATTACGAAGTGATGTACTAAAAGGTATTTCAACCAAACgaaacatttcattatttagaaCAACAAAAAACACATAACATGATCATTAACATATGTAGTGTAATGAGAGGGTGATAAAAGGAATCAATTGTCAATTGGATTATGGAACCCTTTGTTCATAGGGTACCACTTTGCTAATAGTCCATGCAATCATGGACAAATGTAAGTGATTAGATGATGGTGATggagattttataattttttagatttaagatatttagaaaattactttaatattttttaaaaataaaaccctaaatgCTGAAATATTATATCCTAAAACCATAGATCCTATTCTTTAAAGCACTcaacttttaatattaaatcctaaatttaattaaaaaataaaacaaaatatataaaaaaaatcaatggctTAAAATTGTCCTTGCAATCATGGACTATGAGCTTGTCCATTTCCTTGTTAATACATTAAAACCTTTAGCAATTATAGGTATGTAAGATAAGGAGGAGAACATACATgcaaacaaaaaacaaaaaaccttcTTCATACCAATGCCTTTTTACCATAAGAGATTGTCCTTCAGGGTGTAGACATACCATAATTATATCTTGGGGATCCACCTGTTAAaagattcaaattttgaaatagaaataatgTTATGCGTCtatggaaaaatagaaaagaaacataaaagagAAAGGGGTTAACAAAATGTTAGGCATCAATgctttatttgatatttttaaaaaattacctcAAGGTCATTGCATAGTAGAGTAATACCATCAACCAATATCATATCTTTGTTGGGATCTATGTAACACATTAACACAAGTAATTTATTAGAAAGGATCCTACAAGCTACTAAATTTAGCCAAGTATAGATAAACGGAAAGTAAGCAACAAATAAtgaatttctatattttatcacaataaaaatatattgtcatATCACTATTTCAAGtgatttagggtgggtttggatgggtgattaggtgcggtgcggtgtgtttagcttactttttatctcacgctacagtatcgctacagtatctaatctcaccgccaccgctgtttttacactaaccgcagctAAACgtaccgcccatccaaactcacccttagtagTGTTGTCTATCAATGTTCCATTTACACTATTGACGTGCTTAACCGTGAAGGCCCTAAAGAAAATGCGTACAACCTACGATAAGTAGAAAATGCAATAAATTGGAAAAGAAGCTTGCCTTTATATCTATTATAAAGCTCTTCCAAAAGTGTGTCATCAACAAGAACCGGAGTGTCGTAGAAATAGTCAATAGATGCTTCAACGTCCCAATCACAGAGGTTCAAATATTCAATAGCAACTTTTTCactagaattaaataaaaaaaagtaaatgaaattcttgaagaaaacaATAGAAAGAGTGACCATCGACACCCATTAATGCAGAAAGcaaaattttacctttaacTAGAAATAAATGGCATTGTCATACATCAGAAGATACAGTGAGTAGTATTACAAATAGGTCAAAgtaatgaagaaaataatacCCTTATGAAGCTCTaacaaaaccaaccaaaatcaagCATATATTCATTTTCTCAAAACATGTCAGGATATGTTAAATGATTTTCACATTAAACTAAATGTTTAACCATTATGATGAGTTACAAAAAATTAGTCTACCAACCAACAAATAGTTGGAAGAAGTGACGGTGAAGTTCTTCCCTAAGAATTTGTTCTAATTTCAAATCTTGAAATTATCATTATTGAAAGGACTTTATCTGAATACaactcttttacaaatttatattatataatatgtatatgtcCAATTGAGTAGTGTGATGAGTAAATTATAAActccttttttaattatttttatattataataaaaccaATAGGTGATAAGATTTGAACATAAACCTTCaagatttttaagttttaactttaccgatttagctaaaattttaatttttggtataaaaattttatgaatatatttattatacaaaattttcacaaactTTATGAGTATGTCTCGAGTCTTGTATATTTAATATGAATCAATCATTCATATAATTAACTTAATGTACACATTATATTGACTCGTATTCTTCTCTCCTATCGTTTAAGTTTAAAGCAATTGATAATACATAAAATAGGTCGTTAGTAAtgatacttgtattttttctaGTAGTGAATTTTATGTATGTTAGAATAATATTTCTAGAGTCTTTGTGTTATGTTGagtttaaatatataatctCTTGATTTTTATAATGTGGTTTTCTACATTATGAATATTTGATTAACcattaatgaataataatatggaattttattacttgtaaataaaaaaaatgtgggtatatatagatatatacaaataaacttatttaacataaataaaatatttgaaatccAAAACTCAAAACACGATGtaaaccataaaccttaaactcaaaaattgatataaaacttaaaatttaaatcctaAACTATAAATTCTAAGCTCAAAAcccaagaaaaataataattacaattaatatttaattatatcaataagtGTTGAGTGCAACGATAAGGCACATTGCACTCTCAAGGAGAGAATGCATGTTCTAACCTTGGAGAGGACATGGATGAATGGAGCAGTCACGAACTCCAAACATGAATAATAAAATGGATATAGAAgatatcaaaaaaatatttatatttaaataaatttattatttatatataaatcgTCCACTACTTTTTAGTTTACCCAATAATAAGGTGTTGTATTGTTATTAACTAATTCTGAATGAAACTCATGCACTAAAGTGCATCGAATATCATTCCTTTTTTGaaactatataaaatagaaTATCTATTggtattaaaatgatttatacaCTACATCCaaaccatatttttatttcttcttgctTAGAAATGATATACATAAGTTGAAAGTCGGGTGGTCAATGTTGTCattccaaacaaaaaaaaagaacaaacatGGAAAGAAAATTGGCTTGGTTAGATTTCTCTGTCAATTGCTTCTAATAACACGATGAAGGTGATTGGTGCCAATCGGAAACTAAGATTCATTGAGggataaaaactcaatttttgatgtcaaaggggaaaaaaaggagaaaggcaatctggagaaaaaaattaataggaaGGGAAGTCTAAAATCTAGTCAAGTGGTAAATGGGTCTCTATCAGATTCTAGTATTCGAAATATATAGTAAGAAGATAATCTTAAGGGAAGCTGAGAGAGCATGGgaattagagaaattaaaaggCTTGTGAAGTGATGGGCATGAGAGTGAGGTGATCTTGGAACTGATCCAAATCGAAACCAAAAGATTAAGTGGGGCGATTTTTTTTCATACAATttgtaattgttttattattattatttgtgtgGAATGTGGGTGTTAATGCAATTGGGCACAAGAAGTTTCTATTTAGGACATTAACATGGGGTTTGTGCATGGTTTTGAGCGAGTCTAGTCTCTTTTGGGATGCTTGTAATTGTTGGAATGACACCTTAGTTGAGTGTTGGTGATCTTTATATAGTGATCTCATAGTGCATCTGTCCTCACTCTTGAAATCAGATCTTTGACATGTTATGTGACTATGTTAAAAGGCATGATTGGAGGATTTCATTGAATATGGCTAGAAGTCTGGCTAGAAGTCTCTCGACTCCTGGTTAATTTTTATAGGTCGATGATAGTTAATTCGATTGGTGTTAGTTagacattttttctttttgggtatTTTAGGATTTGTCTTTTGAATCTAGTGGGGTGAGAGATCTGGTAATCTTAAGGGTTGCACGTGACTTTTCTAGTTTTGGATATGCCTTCCATTTGAATCTATTTGCATTATGATTGGTTAGATGGAATAGAATGAAACTGTGACTTATTTCTATCATGTGAGAACGGAATGCTCATaacaaaaatgaatataaaaacatattggTTGTGTGGAATGGAATAGACATGTAATTGATATGTTATTGTTTGGTTggataaaatatcattatagATTAGAAAGGAATAGATAAAGATGACTATTTTACGCTTAGAATAAGGTTAAATTCAtaaattggtacttaaactaTACTCTTTTTTCCATCttggtacttttttttttgctggaATGAcacttaaactatttttttccaACTTGGAACCTCTGTTAGTCAAAcagttaagtttatttaaaaaaaaaggcttaaCCTACAAATTGGTACCCAAACTTTGCCTTTTTCCCCAATTTTGGTAACTAAATATGTTTTGGTTACGATTGGTACCTAAACTACTTTTTCTCTCAAGTTGGTATGTTTGTTAGTTCAACTATTAGTCAATCAAGGTTTTTAGAACTGGACCAATGGTTGAACCAGTCAGGTTGCCAAATCTCGATTTAAATGGTTGTTTGATtaggtcaaataaattattaaaaaaattataaaaataaattaaaaattaaaaatagaaaaaattggtTCAACCAGGTCTTTTAACTCAGTTCAATCCTATCTCCGAACCAATACCATAACCGATTCTCAATTGAACTAGTGGACTGGCCAATTctgtctaattttgaaaatagaggtTTTAATCGatgaaaaaacattttttatccCATTAGGTTGAGCAAGCAGATGGTGAAGTTCGAACACAAAATTAATTGCCAACGTCTTGACCTTAGGAGGGTGAATTTCGAGCATTCATGACACTAAAAGATATTATAAAGgaagaattaagaaaaaaaaggaaataaataaaaaaggtaaagaaagagaaataagataaaagaaagaaagaaataaaattaaaaaattaagtgtttATATTATTTGCTAGAACTTTTTTAACGAATATAACATTTTGGTATAAAGTGGGTAGAAATAATAGTTTAGGTACCACTTGTAACCGAATCAAAAttttggtaccaatttgggGAAAAGAGTATAGTTTAGGT
This sequence is a window from Gossypium raimondii isolate GPD5lz chromosome 5, ASM2569854v1, whole genome shotgun sequence. Protein-coding genes within it:
- the LOC105767093 gene encoding uncharacterized protein LOC105767093, coding for MNSLAQLLLCKSYAPALKPQEQLTGQKEKLTCTIIVDVPEHTDSTLKSVIASNFGVGASGFVVALSDEKVAIEYLNLCDWDVEASIDYFYDTPVLVDDTLLEELYNRYKDPNKDMILVDGITLLCNDLEVDPQDIIMLVISWHMNASTMCEYSKMEFLQGLQELSVDTVEKFRDKISYIRSELNDENKFHDIYNFAFSWAKEKGQKSMALNTAIGMWRLLFAEKKCPLLDHWCQFLQTRHNKAISRDTWSQLLEFFNKVDTGLENYDAEGAWPYLIDEFVEYLNENGINHSKMVAH